The Planctomycetia bacterium genome contains the following window.
GTGATAGCCGGCCGGAACGTCGAGAAGCTCGAATTGCTTGGCGCCGAACTTCAGGCGTCGATATTCCCACTCGATGCCACGCGCTTTGAGGAAGTGGATGCCTGTGTCGAGAAGGTGGTTCAATTGCATGGTCGACTCGATGGCGTCGCGAATTGCGTGGGTTCGTTGCTTCTCAAACCTGCGCACTTAACGACTGAGGCCGAGTGGCTATCCACCGTCGCGACGAATATGACCACGGCCTTTGCCGTCGTGCGGGCCGCCGCCAAAACCATGCTGAATGCTGGCGGGTCCATCGTCCTCGTGTCCTCGGCTGCTGCACGCACCGGCCTGGCGAATCACGAAGCCATTGCCGCCGCGAAGGCAGGGGTGATCGGCCTGACACTTTCCGCAGCCGCGACCTACGGGCCTCGCGGCATCCGGGTCAACTGTGTAGCGCCAGGGCTGGTCCGCACGCCCCTGACCGTCCGACTGACGGCCAACGACGCCTCGTTGAAGGCTTCGACGGCCATGCACGCATTGGGGAGGATCGGGGAACCGGAAGACGTCGCCGCCGCAATTGAGTGGCTGCTTAGTTCGGAGCAGAGTTGGGTCACGGGCCAGGTGCTGGGAATCGACGGCGGCTTGGGTTCGGTCCG
Protein-coding sequences here:
- a CDS encoding SDR family oxidoreductase; its protein translation is MFGAAGGIGASLSRRLASRGARLVIAGRNVEKLELLGAELQASIFPLDATRFEEVDACVEKVVQLHGRLDGVANCVGSLLLKPAHLTTEAEWLSTVATNMTTAFAVVRAAAKTMLNAGGSIVLVSSAAARTGLANHEAIAAAKAGVIGLTLSAAATYGPRGIRVNCVAPGLVRTPLTVRLTANDASLKASTAMHALGRIGEPEDVAAAIEWLLSSEQSWVTGQVLGIDGGLGSVRSR